In Raphanus sativus cultivar WK10039 chromosome 5, ASM80110v3, whole genome shotgun sequence, the following proteins share a genomic window:
- the LOC130512541 gene encoding uncharacterized protein LOC130512541 isoform X1, with protein MANSIVFFSDLKSGRCTSVVEARLLRFWEARNVKRGGELMWMDLLMVDVNGTMMQATISAGRLPEYRGRLIAGSMFTLSGFDVSRAAQNFRLTDSSLMIRFSDMTSFKELPAPVSPLPEEAFRFRNQSELVGLANTSTQLPDVVGEILCVKSTVSDPPEEKNRVMVTMKLDSDETITLSLFDSQAVAFHKQLEAMQVDPKVMVATSINPKMVGGRLFLNATSGTHVYFDKATRAGEVLFYQLVTRDTGLPSVAPLLRSYAKVETMSIAELTSFIVSAATQEIDFLCTGRVVHVDAGRGWCYVACSKCSKKLERSASAFTCVRCNNSHAVGALRYRVEMAICDDTGEATFVWFDGVMAKLHSLRASEAAQMLAEDGVNPEDTGLPPFIAEMEGKTYTFQVRVTAFNFTEHHRTFTITRVAEEHGRLPVDAVINNGGNDDEDDDDPSDETGGKAPDGDEDAGDSASAGGTGSSGKARRNTGAGPSEGVKKSRVV; from the exons ATGGCTAATTCAATCGTTTTTTTCTCTGATCTGAAATCCGGCCGTTGCACGTCTGTTGTGGAGGCCAGATTGCTCCGTTTCTGGGAGGCTCGGAACGTCAAGCGTGGTGGTGAGCTCATGTGGATGGACTTACTCATGGTTGATGTCAAT GGGACCATGATGCAAGCTACCATCAGTGCTGGACGTCTGCCAGAGTACCGGGGAAGACTCATTGCCGGATCAATGTTCACACTTTCCGGATTTGATGTCTCCAGAGCAGCACAAAACTTCAGGCTCACAGATTCGTCGTTGATGATCCGTTTCAGCGATATGACCTCCTTTAAGGAGCTACCTGCGCCGGTCTCACCTTTGCCAGAGGAAGCGTTCAGGTTTCGTAACCAGTCGGAGCTGGTTGGGCTAGCTAATACGAGCACCCAGTTACCAG ACGTTGTAGGTGAGATACTTTGTGTGAAAAGCACAGTTAGTGATCCTCCAGAGGAGAAGAACAGAGTCATGGTGACTATGAAGCTGGATAG TGACGAGACCATCACTTTGAGCTTATTTGATTCGCAAGCTGTTGCTTTCCACAAGCAACTTGAGGCCATGCAGGTTGATCCGAAGGTCATGGTTGCTACTAGCATCAACCCGAAGATGGTTGGAG GGCGGCTGTTTCTCAATGCAACGTCGGGCACCCATGTGTATTTTGATAAGGCGACAAGAGCAGGAGAAGTCCTGTTCTACCA GTTGGTCACTCGAGATACTGGACTGCCGTCAGTCGCTCCGCTATTAAGATCGTATGCGAAGGTGGAGACGATGTCCATTGCCGAGCTTACCAGTTTCATCGTTTCAGCTGCAACCCAG GAGATTGATTTTTTGTGCACTGGAAGGGTTGTTCACGTAGACGCAGGGCGGGGGTGGTGCTATGTTGCCTGCTCGAAATGCAGTAAGAAACTGGAACGGTCTGCTTCTGCGTTTACATGTGTTAGATGCAACAATTCACATGCTGTTGGGGCCCTTCG TTACCGCGTGGAGATGGCAATATGTGATGATACTGGAGAAGCAACCTTTGTTTGGTTCGATGGTGTGATGGCGAAATTGCATAGTCTCAGGGCAAGTGAAGCTGCGCAGATGCTG GCTGAGGACGGGGTGAACCCTGAAGACACTGGCCTTCCTCCCTTCATTGCAGAGATGGAGGGTAAAACGTACACTTTCCAAGTGAGAGTCACTGCGTTTAATTTCACCGAGCATCACAGGACCTTCACCATAACACGAGTTGCTGAGGAGCATGGTCGTCTGCCAGTCGATGCCGTGATCAATAAT GGAGGTAATGATGACGAGGACGATGATGATCCGTCTGACGAGACTGGGGGTAAAGCTCCTGATGGTGATGAGGATGCTGGCGATTCAGCGTCTGCTGGTGGTACGGGTTCGTCCGGCAAGGCGCGTAGGAACACTGGTGCAGGACCCTCCGAGGGTGTGAAGAAGTCACGTGTTGTCTGA
- the LOC130512541 gene encoding uncharacterized protein LOC130512541 isoform X2 has product MWMDLLMVDVNGTMMQATISAGRLPEYRGRLIAGSMFTLSGFDVSRAAQNFRLTDSSLMIRFSDMTSFKELPAPVSPLPEEAFRFRNQSELVGLANTSTQLPDVVGEILCVKSTVSDPPEEKNRVMVTMKLDSDETITLSLFDSQAVAFHKQLEAMQVDPKVMVATSINPKMVGGRLFLNATSGTHVYFDKATRAGEVLFYQLVTRDTGLPSVAPLLRSYAKVETMSIAELTSFIVSAATQEIDFLCTGRVVHVDAGRGWCYVACSKCSKKLERSASAFTCVRCNNSHAVGALRYRVEMAICDDTGEATFVWFDGVMAKLHSLRASEAAQMLAEDGVNPEDTGLPPFIAEMEGKTYTFQVRVTAFNFTEHHRTFTITRVAEEHGRLPVDAVINNGGNDDEDDDDPSDETGGKAPDGDEDAGDSASAGGTGSSGKARRNTGAGPSEGVKKSRVV; this is encoded by the exons ATGTGGATGGACTTACTCATGGTTGATGTCAAT GGGACCATGATGCAAGCTACCATCAGTGCTGGACGTCTGCCAGAGTACCGGGGAAGACTCATTGCCGGATCAATGTTCACACTTTCCGGATTTGATGTCTCCAGAGCAGCACAAAACTTCAGGCTCACAGATTCGTCGTTGATGATCCGTTTCAGCGATATGACCTCCTTTAAGGAGCTACCTGCGCCGGTCTCACCTTTGCCAGAGGAAGCGTTCAGGTTTCGTAACCAGTCGGAGCTGGTTGGGCTAGCTAATACGAGCACCCAGTTACCAG ACGTTGTAGGTGAGATACTTTGTGTGAAAAGCACAGTTAGTGATCCTCCAGAGGAGAAGAACAGAGTCATGGTGACTATGAAGCTGGATAG TGACGAGACCATCACTTTGAGCTTATTTGATTCGCAAGCTGTTGCTTTCCACAAGCAACTTGAGGCCATGCAGGTTGATCCGAAGGTCATGGTTGCTACTAGCATCAACCCGAAGATGGTTGGAG GGCGGCTGTTTCTCAATGCAACGTCGGGCACCCATGTGTATTTTGATAAGGCGACAAGAGCAGGAGAAGTCCTGTTCTACCA GTTGGTCACTCGAGATACTGGACTGCCGTCAGTCGCTCCGCTATTAAGATCGTATGCGAAGGTGGAGACGATGTCCATTGCCGAGCTTACCAGTTTCATCGTTTCAGCTGCAACCCAG GAGATTGATTTTTTGTGCACTGGAAGGGTTGTTCACGTAGACGCAGGGCGGGGGTGGTGCTATGTTGCCTGCTCGAAATGCAGTAAGAAACTGGAACGGTCTGCTTCTGCGTTTACATGTGTTAGATGCAACAATTCACATGCTGTTGGGGCCCTTCG TTACCGCGTGGAGATGGCAATATGTGATGATACTGGAGAAGCAACCTTTGTTTGGTTCGATGGTGTGATGGCGAAATTGCATAGTCTCAGGGCAAGTGAAGCTGCGCAGATGCTG GCTGAGGACGGGGTGAACCCTGAAGACACTGGCCTTCCTCCCTTCATTGCAGAGATGGAGGGTAAAACGTACACTTTCCAAGTGAGAGTCACTGCGTTTAATTTCACCGAGCATCACAGGACCTTCACCATAACACGAGTTGCTGAGGAGCATGGTCGTCTGCCAGTCGATGCCGTGATCAATAAT GGAGGTAATGATGACGAGGACGATGATGATCCGTCTGACGAGACTGGGGGTAAAGCTCCTGATGGTGATGAGGATGCTGGCGATTCAGCGTCTGCTGGTGGTACGGGTTCGTCCGGCAAGGCGCGTAGGAACACTGGTGCAGGACCCTCCGAGGGTGTGAAGAAGTCACGTGTTGTCTGA